A genomic segment from Polyangium mundeleinium encodes:
- a CDS encoding TetR/AcrR family transcriptional regulator — protein sequence MPKSTFFRLPEERRARLVHEAIAEFADRTYAEASLSQIARRANIPKGSVYQYFEDKLDLYRWLLTEEAPRLKRAFVGKPDPEGDFWTRLEDFVERGMAFLVEHPRLARLSAAAADPTANPEVRGLHKAICEAGLQELRAVLETGAESGALHAPDLDVATRLVATIIGPGLTDVVLQELGAELHEVLASDSLRKRLGPKRRRALAHQAVEFIRKGLGSEKKPERRKET from the coding sequence ATGCCGAAGAGCACCTTTTTCCGGCTCCCCGAGGAGCGGCGCGCGCGCCTCGTGCACGAGGCCATCGCCGAGTTCGCCGATCGGACGTACGCCGAGGCATCGCTGTCGCAGATCGCGCGCCGCGCCAACATCCCCAAAGGCAGCGTTTATCAATACTTCGAAGACAAGCTCGACCTTTACCGATGGCTCCTCACCGAGGAGGCGCCGCGCCTGAAGCGCGCGTTCGTCGGAAAGCCGGACCCGGAAGGCGATTTCTGGACACGCCTCGAGGACTTTGTCGAGCGCGGCATGGCGTTCCTCGTCGAGCACCCGCGCCTCGCCCGTCTCTCCGCGGCCGCGGCCGATCCGACGGCGAACCCGGAGGTCCGCGGCCTGCACAAGGCCATCTGCGAAGCAGGTCTTCAGGAGCTCCGGGCCGTGCTTGAAACCGGCGCCGAGAGCGGCGCGCTTCACGCGCCCGATCTGGACGTGGCGACGCGCCTCGTGGCCACGATCATCGGCCCTGGATTGACCGACGTGGTGCTCCAGGAGCTTGGGGCCGAGCTCCACGAAGTGCTGGCATCGGATTCTCTCCGCAAGCGGCTCGGGCCCAAGCGTCGTCGAGCGCTGGCCCATCAGGCCGTTGAATTCATACGAAAAGGCTTGGGCTCGGAGAAGAAGCCCGAGCGTCGAAAGGAAACTTGA
- a CDS encoding ATP-binding protein — MEKSGKADWSRTLGSAAALFTSYFLLADWGLQWATIRGAGSPVFPAAGVALAGLLLGGRRLWPAVFAGRLVAFLVDGRALPLWAQAAIAMGNALAAVIGAWILERVHIRLALTRLRDMLALIGAGLVSSAVGATIGSVALASVVAHAFVWAPVLWLNWWAGNVAGMLVVAPLVLSWTRSEPIGRSFRWWLHLLLSTVTAGSVAWLIFGPHMPRLPLAWAIFPALMWGALAGGVRGATTAMLPVAAAAVWGTTAGYGAFATLAENFQLVLLQQFVAVAAMTTLVLAAVVDEWRRGEVLRENEERLRLASRAGRTGVWTWNLTTGRTFWTTEACELYGHRGGCMVDYERWIESVHPDDRELARRTVNEAIEQARAGGSGPHSYKDEYRAIHADGSVVWLESSGAIECKGDELVMLGVVRDITERKLAEAALHESEAHIRRVLDNLFAFVGVMALDGTLLQCNRAPLEAANISATEVLGRKFWDCYWWSGLPEVQARLHDAMARATRGEVVRFDVTARMAGGSLICVDFQLAPLRDDEGHVTHLIPSGMDITARKRAENERERLLESERAARADAERASRLKDEFLSTVSHELRTPLTAILGWSQVLRRRANGKDQDLHKGLMAIDRNARALAQLIEDLLDMGRISSGKAHLDMRSVDLHDVLALVLSSVAPSVAAKQVHLESNSRPFSGKVRGDPNRLQQVVWNLVSNAVKFTPSGGKVQVTLDRVDGDAEITVTDTGQGIKPEFMPHVFERFRQADSSTTREHGGLGLGLAIVKNLVELHGGTVGVTSAGEGKGATFAVRLPIVDARASGGEEVCDVADRGGIAVCPVNDSRRRTG; from the coding sequence ATGGAAAAAAGCGGTAAGGCGGACTGGTCCCGCACACTTGGTTCTGCCGCCGCGTTGTTCACGAGTTACTTCCTCCTCGCGGACTGGGGGCTGCAGTGGGCGACGATCCGCGGCGCGGGTTCGCCGGTGTTCCCTGCTGCGGGGGTTGCCCTCGCCGGCCTTTTGCTCGGCGGCCGGCGGCTATGGCCGGCCGTGTTCGCCGGCAGGCTGGTGGCGTTCCTCGTAGACGGGCGTGCCCTTCCGTTATGGGCCCAGGCCGCCATTGCGATGGGAAACGCGCTCGCTGCTGTGATCGGAGCGTGGATTTTGGAACGCGTTCATATCCGGCTCGCGCTGACGCGTCTGCGCGACATGCTGGCCTTGATCGGCGCCGGCCTCGTCAGCTCGGCTGTCGGCGCCACCATCGGCAGCGTCGCGCTCGCCAGCGTGGTTGCGCATGCATTCGTCTGGGCCCCGGTGTTGTGGCTCAACTGGTGGGCGGGCAATGTGGCGGGCATGCTGGTCGTCGCGCCCCTCGTGTTGAGCTGGACGCGCAGCGAGCCGATCGGCCGGAGCTTTCGGTGGTGGCTTCATCTCTTGTTGAGCACGGTGACGGCGGGGAGCGTCGCATGGTTGATCTTCGGGCCTCACATGCCCCGCCTCCCCCTCGCATGGGCGATTTTCCCGGCGCTCATGTGGGGGGCGTTGGCGGGGGGCGTGCGGGGGGCGACGACGGCCATGCTCCCGGTGGCCGCGGCCGCAGTCTGGGGCACGACGGCAGGGTATGGGGCGTTTGCCACCCTCGCAGAAAATTTCCAGCTCGTTCTGCTCCAGCAATTCGTCGCCGTGGCCGCAATGACCACGCTGGTCCTGGCCGCTGTCGTGGACGAATGGCGAAGGGGCGAGGTGCTCCGCGAGAACGAGGAACGGCTGCGCCTCGCCAGCCGAGCGGGAAGGACCGGCGTCTGGACGTGGAACCTCACGACCGGGAGGACCTTTTGGACCACGGAGGCCTGCGAGCTTTACGGCCACCGAGGGGGCTGCATGGTCGATTACGAGCGGTGGATCGAGAGCGTGCATCCCGACGACCGCGAGCTGGCCCGAAGGACGGTCAACGAGGCCATCGAGCAGGCTCGGGCGGGGGGGAGTGGTCCCCATTCCTACAAGGATGAATATCGCGCCATTCACGCCGACGGTTCCGTCGTGTGGCTGGAGTCGAGCGGGGCCATCGAGTGCAAGGGGGACGAGCTCGTGATGCTCGGGGTCGTTCGGGACATCACGGAGCGGAAGCTCGCCGAAGCGGCGTTGCACGAGAGCGAAGCGCACATCCGCCGCGTCCTCGATAACTTGTTTGCGTTCGTGGGTGTGATGGCCCTTGATGGGACACTCCTCCAGTGCAACCGCGCGCCGCTCGAAGCGGCGAACATCTCCGCCACCGAGGTCCTCGGGAGGAAATTTTGGGATTGTTATTGGTGGAGCGGTTTGCCCGAAGTGCAGGCGCGGCTCCACGATGCCATGGCCCGCGCGACGCGCGGCGAGGTCGTTCGTTTCGACGTGACGGCGCGCATGGCAGGCGGTTCGCTCATCTGCGTCGACTTTCAGCTCGCACCCCTGCGCGACGACGAGGGGCACGTCACCCACCTCATCCCTTCCGGAATGGATATCACCGCGCGCAAGCGCGCCGAGAACGAGCGCGAGCGATTGCTGGAGAGCGAGCGGGCCGCACGCGCGGACGCAGAGCGCGCGAGCCGCCTCAAAGACGAGTTTCTCTCGACGGTGAGCCACGAGCTCCGCACCCCGCTCACCGCCATTCTCGGTTGGTCGCAGGTGTTACGCCGCCGGGCGAACGGCAAGGACCAGGACCTCCACAAGGGGCTCATGGCCATCGATCGTAATGCCCGCGCCCTGGCGCAGCTCATCGAGGACCTGCTCGACATGGGCCGAATCAGCTCCGGGAAGGCGCACCTGGACATGCGATCGGTGGACCTGCATGATGTGCTCGCGCTCGTTCTCTCGTCCGTCGCTCCCTCGGTCGCGGCAAAGCAAGTTCATCTCGAATCCAATTCGAGACCCTTTTCAGGGAAGGTACGCGGGGATCCGAACCGGCTGCAACAGGTCGTTTGGAACCTCGTGAGCAATGCCGTCAAATTCACACCGAGCGGCGGGAAGGTGCAGGTCACGCTCGACCGCGTCGACGGTGATGCCGAGATCACCGTCACCGATACGGGACAAGGCATCAAGCCCGAATTCATGCCGCACGTCTTCGAGCGGTTTCGCCAAGCAGACAGCTCGACGACGCGCGAGCACGGCGGGCTCGGCCTCGGCCTCGCGATCGTGAAGAACCTGGTCGAGCTCCATGGCGGCACCGTGGGCGTGACGAGCGCCGGCGAGGGAAAGGGCGCGACGTTCGCCGTCCGGCTCCCCATCGTAGACGCTCGGGCTTCCGGGGGCGAGGAGGTATGCGACGTCGCGGATAGGGGTGGGATCGCGGTATGCCCCGTGAATGATTCGAGGCGGCGGACGGGCTAG
- a CDS encoding SDR family NAD(P)-dependent oxidoreductase, whose amino-acid sequence MIRFDFSRRVALVIGGSSGIGLASARGFARAGACVAIAARGEAAGREACAALQAEGARALFVPTDVRNETAVSRAVEDTVKHFGRLNFAVNCAGGGDMTPLDATDQGVWDDVMAVNARGVWLAMRHEIPAMIVSGGGSIVNISSIFGMAGRPAQHAYVASKHAVVGMTRSVALEYATRGIRVNAICAGVTATPSMRQFETFAPEIVENLVAQHPMSRMATEEEVAGAVLWLCSDSAGYVTGAPLPVDGGFLAA is encoded by the coding sequence ATGATCCGATTTGATTTCTCGAGGCGTGTCGCACTCGTCATTGGCGGCAGCTCGGGCATCGGGCTCGCTTCGGCGCGCGGATTCGCGCGGGCGGGCGCGTGCGTCGCCATTGCCGCCCGCGGGGAAGCCGCGGGGCGCGAGGCGTGCGCGGCGCTGCAGGCCGAGGGGGCGCGTGCCCTTTTCGTCCCGACCGACGTGCGGAATGAGACCGCGGTGTCGCGCGCCGTGGAAGATACCGTAAAGCATTTCGGCCGGCTCAATTTTGCGGTGAACTGCGCCGGCGGTGGGGACATGACCCCGCTCGACGCCACCGATCAGGGCGTGTGGGACGACGTCATGGCTGTCAATGCCCGGGGAGTATGGCTCGCCATGCGTCATGAAATCCCGGCGATGATCGTATCGGGAGGAGGTTCCATCGTCAACATCAGCTCGATCTTCGGGATGGCCGGGAGGCCTGCGCAGCACGCGTACGTCGCCTCCAAGCACGCGGTCGTCGGAATGACGCGGTCCGTGGCGCTGGAGTATGCGACCCGTGGAATTCGCGTGAATGCCATTTGCGCGGGCGTCACAGCGACACCCAGCATGCGCCAGTTCGAGACGTTTGCCCCCGAGATCGTCGAAAACCTCGTCGCGCAGCATCCAATGTCGCGGATGGCCACCGAGGAGGAGGTTGCCGGCGCCGTGCTCTGGTTGTGCTCCGACAGCGCGGGGTACGTGACCGGCGCGCCTCTGCCCGTCGACGGCGGCTTTCTCGCCGCGTGA
- a CDS encoding SDR family oxidoreductase: MSKTVLVTGCSSGFGRDIAKVFAAEGWNVVATMRAPEQEAELRASERMSVTRLDVQERASIDAAVASTLARFGSIDVLVNNAGFGLFGVFEETTREKILEQFEVNVFGMMDVTRAVLPTLRKQRSGVVLNVSSGAGVFTLPMLSAYCASKFALEGFSEALSYELLSLGIRMKIVEPGGVTSTRFGERSVKEAGHRAPIADYAPFVEGAAQVFEDLRAARGLATSEEVARVVFEAATDGTDRLRYLATKDIAPLVEARRQTSEEAYIEMMRSRFSPKI, encoded by the coding sequence ATGAGCAAGACGGTTCTCGTGACGGGTTGTTCGTCGGGGTTTGGTCGTGACATCGCGAAGGTGTTCGCCGCGGAAGGCTGGAACGTTGTGGCGACGATGCGCGCGCCGGAGCAGGAGGCGGAGCTTCGCGCGTCGGAGCGGATGAGCGTGACGCGGCTCGATGTGCAGGAGCGCGCGAGCATCGACGCCGCAGTGGCCTCGACGCTCGCCCGGTTCGGCTCGATCGATGTCCTCGTCAACAATGCGGGTTTTGGTCTCTTCGGGGTGTTCGAAGAGACAACACGCGAAAAGATCCTCGAGCAGTTCGAGGTCAACGTGTTCGGGATGATGGACGTGACGCGGGCCGTCCTTCCGACCCTGCGAAAGCAGCGCTCCGGCGTCGTGCTGAACGTGAGCTCGGGCGCGGGGGTGTTCACGCTCCCGATGCTGTCCGCGTATTGCGCGAGCAAGTTCGCGCTGGAAGGGTTCTCGGAGGCGCTCTCGTACGAGCTTTTGTCGCTCGGAATCCGGATGAAGATCGTGGAGCCGGGCGGCGTGACGAGCACGCGCTTCGGCGAGCGCAGCGTCAAGGAGGCGGGCCACAGGGCGCCGATCGCCGATTACGCGCCGTTTGTCGAGGGCGCGGCCCAGGTATTCGAGGACCTCCGCGCGGCGCGCGGCCTCGCCACATCGGAAGAAGTCGCGCGTGTCGTCTTCGAAGCCGCGACCGACGGTACCGACCGGCTGCGGTATCTCGCCACGAAGGATATCGCGCCGCTCGTCGAAGCGCGGCGACAAACCTCGGAGGAGGCGTACATCGAGATGATGCGGTCGCGGTTCTCGCCCAAGATTTGA
- the lepB gene encoding signal peptidase I → MGAAAAVMLIARTSLADHYVVPSGSMEPTVQVGDRILVDKRAFGLRLPVVDTYILPLAEPKPGDVVVLASPENDSTLLKRVVAGPGDMVAVKGGRVTLNGQEAPVTHERGGAWEALGDTRHPLRLGGPDFGPVRVPDGHYLVMGDNRGNSHDGRIFGFVARDAIRGRAVRVFLRNGDFTWKTL, encoded by the coding sequence ATGGGCGCCGCCGCCGCCGTCATGCTCATCGCGCGGACCTCGCTCGCCGACCATTACGTCGTCCCGAGTGGCTCGATGGAGCCGACGGTCCAGGTCGGCGACCGTATCCTCGTCGACAAACGCGCGTTCGGGTTGCGGTTGCCCGTGGTCGACACGTATATCCTGCCGCTCGCGGAGCCGAAGCCGGGGGACGTGGTCGTCCTGGCGTCGCCCGAGAATGACAGCACGCTGTTGAAGCGGGTCGTCGCGGGGCCTGGGGACATGGTCGCCGTGAAGGGCGGCCGCGTCACGCTCAATGGGCAGGAAGCGCCCGTCACGCACGAGCGCGGCGGCGCCTGGGAGGCGCTCGGCGATACGCGCCACCCGCTGCGCCTCGGCGGCCCTGATTTCGGCCCCGTGCGCGTTCCCGACGGCCATTACCTCGTGATGGGCGACAACCGCGGAAACAGCCACGACGGCCGGATCTTCGGATTCGTCGCGCGCGACGCGATTCGCGGGCGCGCCGTGCGCGTATTCCTCCGCAACGGCGATTTCACCTGGAAAACGCTCTAG
- a CDS encoding phytochelatin synthase family protein: MRILRRTAAALATMTWLTAAPARAQQSALPADLVALDTPEGEALLVESAARADYFHIAGHHTTQETPSACGIASAVTILNALQVPAPLDDKLGVQTFTHGDFFNSCARTVYTPESVARGGTTLAQLADLLRCHPVRVDVVHGEDTTLEEFRKRLAENLADPTNFIVVNYQRSEVGQEYTGHHSPLGAYNATKDRVLVMDVARYKYPPTWVPAESLYKAIRTTDLVSGRSRGYLVVAAAEKPPGPSGERSARSPLRILGGLAAAVFVVGFGLGAVVGAWRTRRKLARKA, from the coding sequence ATGAGGATTCTTCGACGAACCGCGGCCGCGCTCGCCACGATGACCTGGCTCACCGCGGCGCCTGCACGCGCGCAGCAGAGCGCGCTTCCGGCCGACCTCGTCGCGCTCGACACGCCCGAGGGCGAGGCGCTCCTCGTCGAATCGGCTGCGCGCGCCGATTACTTTCACATCGCCGGACATCACACGACGCAGGAGACGCCGTCTGCGTGTGGCATCGCGAGCGCCGTCACGATTCTCAACGCCCTTCAGGTCCCCGCGCCGCTGGACGACAAGCTCGGCGTGCAGACCTTCACGCACGGCGACTTTTTCAACTCGTGCGCGCGCACTGTGTACACGCCCGAGTCCGTCGCGCGAGGCGGGACCACGCTGGCGCAGCTCGCGGATCTGCTCCGCTGCCATCCCGTACGCGTCGACGTGGTGCACGGCGAGGATACGACGCTGGAGGAGTTTCGCAAGCGCCTCGCCGAGAACCTCGCGGACCCGACGAACTTCATCGTCGTGAATTATCAACGGTCGGAGGTCGGTCAGGAGTACACGGGCCACCATTCTCCACTCGGCGCCTACAACGCCACGAAGGACCGCGTGCTCGTGATGGACGTCGCGCGATACAAGTATCCACCGACCTGGGTGCCGGCCGAGTCGCTTTACAAGGCGATTCGCACGACGGACCTCGTGTCGGGCCGTTCTCGCGGATACCTGGTCGTTGCCGCCGCGGAAAAACCACCGGGGCCGTCGGGCGAGCGCTCCGCGCGCAGCCCGCTGCGTATCCTGGGTGGCCTCGCAGCCGCTGTGTTTGTTGTAGGCTTCGGGCTCGGCGCCGTCGTGGGCGCGTGGCGTACACGGCGCAAGCTCGCGAGGAAGGCATAG
- a CDS encoding MutS-related protein: protein MRSLSQNALVHTPPMKPSPPSPDSAPAHEILSLLHPDPIARPDLEEMRQALSFAFASGVSGGLFSQALERAPLAPSTWDPKSFAPDLFLEEFVARGFRVRTGGERDAVVNRAFILRVLAHPPTDPRVADFRREILRELSSSTVFRRQFEELYTLACRLRAALEGATAGKKFDATRRQLDVLVLVKEAFDRMSESFDGAKSGLSGLREFGASVRETEGYRSMVDLLDYDEHLATLGVTIRVGADGRVRGFEVRNLRERQDNPFVLSPARRWLARIEMFFRGYRFSDGEVMARLLDAVFEGIEAHVLRFIPLLGEMEVYLGALGFRDLAEAAGLEVCLPEIRPAVEGTDEQPRKLIGLFNPLLVASGVRAVPCDLVSDRTNATVLITGPNSGGKTRLLQSVALAQLLAQGGMFVPAREASLVRVPGLVVSLIQETRVDQSEGRLGMELVRIRALFEMLGPGAMVMLDELCSGTNPSEGEEIFELVITLLAKLRPQAFITTHFLTFAARLARENSIAGLRFIQVGLDAAHRPTYQFVAGVATTSLASHAAARLGVSRDELEGLIDRNMRAPAARARES, encoded by the coding sequence ATGCGGTCTCTCTCGCAGAACGCCCTCGTCCACACGCCGCCCATGAAGCCCTCTCCACCTTCCCCCGACTCCGCGCCGGCTCACGAAATCTTGAGCCTGCTCCACCCCGATCCGATCGCGCGGCCCGACCTCGAAGAGATGCGCCAGGCCCTCTCGTTCGCATTCGCGAGCGGCGTCTCCGGCGGGCTCTTCAGCCAGGCACTCGAACGGGCGCCGCTCGCGCCGTCCACATGGGATCCGAAGAGCTTTGCGCCGGACCTGTTCCTGGAGGAGTTCGTCGCCCGCGGATTCCGCGTGCGAACGGGCGGTGAGCGCGACGCGGTCGTGAACCGGGCATTCATCCTCCGCGTCCTCGCGCATCCGCCGACCGACCCCCGCGTGGCCGATTTCCGGCGGGAAATCCTGCGCGAGCTCTCCAGTTCGACCGTCTTTCGCCGCCAGTTCGAGGAGCTTTACACGCTCGCCTGCCGCCTGCGCGCGGCGCTCGAGGGCGCGACGGCGGGAAAGAAATTCGACGCGACGCGACGGCAACTCGACGTGCTCGTACTCGTCAAAGAGGCATTCGATCGGATGAGCGAATCCTTCGACGGCGCGAAATCCGGCCTCTCGGGCCTGCGTGAATTCGGCGCGTCGGTCCGCGAGACCGAGGGCTATCGCTCGATGGTCGATCTGCTCGACTACGACGAGCACCTCGCCACGCTTGGCGTCACCATCCGTGTCGGCGCCGACGGACGCGTGCGCGGGTTCGAGGTCCGAAACCTCCGCGAGCGTCAAGACAACCCCTTCGTCCTCTCGCCGGCGCGAAGGTGGCTCGCCAGGATCGAGATGTTTTTCCGTGGCTATCGCTTCAGCGACGGCGAAGTCATGGCGCGCCTGCTCGACGCGGTCTTCGAGGGCATCGAGGCGCACGTCCTCCGGTTCATTCCGCTCCTCGGCGAGATGGAAGTGTACCTCGGGGCGCTCGGCTTTCGGGATCTCGCGGAGGCCGCGGGCCTTGAAGTGTGCTTGCCCGAGATTCGCCCGGCCGTGGAGGGTACGGACGAACAGCCGCGCAAGCTGATCGGCCTCTTCAATCCGCTCCTCGTCGCGAGTGGCGTCCGCGCCGTGCCTTGTGATCTCGTGTCGGATCGGACGAACGCGACCGTTCTCATCACCGGGCCGAACTCCGGCGGCAAAACGAGGCTCTTGCAATCGGTCGCGCTGGCGCAACTCCTCGCGCAAGGGGGGATGTTCGTGCCCGCGCGCGAGGCGAGCCTCGTGCGGGTCCCCGGGCTCGTCGTATCGCTGATCCAGGAGACGCGGGTGGATCAGAGCGAGGGGCGGCTCGGAATGGAGCTCGTACGCATCCGCGCGCTCTTCGAAATGCTCGGCCCCGGCGCGATGGTCATGCTCGACGAGTTGTGTTCCGGGACGAACCCTTCCGAGGGCGAGGAGATTTTCGAGCTCGTGATCACGCTCCTCGCGAAGCTGCGGCCGCAGGCGTTCATCACCACCCATTTCTTGACGTTCGCGGCGCGGCTCGCGCGGGAGAATTCGATTGCGGGCCTCCGATTCATCCAGGTGGGGCTCGATGCGGCGCACCGGCCGACGTATCAGTTCGTCGCGGGCGTGGCCACGACGTCGCTCGCGTCGCACGCAGCGGCGCGGCTCGGCGTGAGCCGCGACGAGCTGGAAGGGCTCATCGATCGAAACATGCGCGCGCCGGCCGCGCGGGCGCGGGAGAGCTGA
- a CDS encoding LysR family transcriptional regulator, translated as MIRASLLELEAVVAIASQKSFRAAARQLDISPSALSHAISALEQRLGVRLFHRTTRSVSLSAAGEHFVRRLQPALREVSSTLDEVHELRDTPSGTLRINTSKGAAQIEVLPMILEMRRRHPDVLVELVTEDRLVDIVAEGFDAGVRLAEAVPQDMVAIPCGADLSMAVVGAPSYFASRPKPTKPKDLLDHECIRRRMASGQVYRWELEKRGREVAIDIRGALTLDNDDLILQAALDGAGLAFVSDRATAADVEAGRLVRVLADWTPPFPGLRLFHPSHRLVRAALRAFIAIVQESTPRGHGHGKAGNPNERSAS; from the coding sequence ATGATCCGCGCCAGCTTGCTCGAGCTCGAAGCCGTGGTCGCCATCGCGAGCCAGAAGAGCTTCCGCGCCGCGGCCAGGCAACTCGACATATCGCCTTCCGCGTTGAGCCATGCGATCTCCGCGCTCGAACAGAGGCTCGGCGTCCGGCTGTTCCATCGCACGACGCGAAGCGTATCGCTCTCGGCGGCCGGCGAGCATTTCGTCAGGCGCCTGCAGCCGGCGCTCCGGGAAGTCTCGTCCACGCTCGACGAGGTGCACGAGCTGCGTGACACGCCGAGCGGCACGTTACGCATCAATACCTCGAAAGGCGCCGCGCAGATCGAGGTGCTTCCCATGATCCTCGAAATGCGACGCCGCCATCCTGACGTCCTCGTCGAGCTCGTCACGGAAGACCGCCTCGTTGACATCGTCGCCGAGGGCTTCGATGCAGGCGTGCGGCTCGCCGAGGCCGTGCCGCAGGACATGGTCGCGATCCCCTGCGGCGCGGACCTGAGCATGGCCGTGGTCGGCGCGCCGTCGTATTTCGCGTCCCGCCCGAAACCGACGAAGCCCAAGGATCTGCTCGACCACGAGTGCATCCGCCGCCGCATGGCGAGCGGCCAGGTCTACCGCTGGGAGCTCGAAAAGCGCGGTCGCGAAGTGGCCATCGACATCCGCGGCGCGCTGACGCTCGACAATGACGACCTCATTCTGCAAGCGGCCCTCGACGGCGCGGGCCTCGCGTTCGTGAGTGATCGCGCGACCGCCGCCGACGTCGAGGCGGGACGCCTCGTTCGCGTGCTCGCCGACTGGACGCCGCCGTTCCCCGGCCTCCGCCTGTTTCACCCGAGCCACCGGCTCGTCCGCGCGGCGCTGCGCGCGTTCATCGCGATCGTGCAAGAATCAACGCCCCGCGGGCACGGTCATGGTAAAGCAGGGAATCCCAACGAGCGTAGTGCATCATGA
- a CDS encoding Hint domain-containing protein: MATLPPRRRRSWLTLLVLGAALRASCGAADTGLGVAEAAPKLPEAQAVASITEFNDNRGLPALRFRLLNPSAPFDRLTVRRSRGPVVPGSCDAGELFATFPRAKLRGARLTLPTTAKKPLSNGDSYRVCAYRKDRLVATSTLAGERHVPWLSARALPGAIEVDVRVSPLDDDAVSFALVFAEKGEPLGGLVRMTCRDGRVVREVGRAVFAAAGGDDLTLPFRVAPPEIRRDRRYAVLGCVRDREGRLHAVEEAWGTSVSLVDGPEEHNIVATPSGGVQDDRIAPGHHVLAYDVKKKQQVTTRVRSVRTKSLPSVWLRLDDGRRIEVPQARAFFLPDAGTFRAASKLQKGDVLLTASGARPRLAAAPSDAGQLHAALLDVGAPDDCFIDDLLVRDERPSQARAGEPEKLSPPPAGPIELVPAPSSYDCSLDVRLHVRELPPEARAVAIVAAPQEKAPGARAALTCDAGTVVRTLDRRLLDALLGERALRTADGAELDVQLSGDPIDCDGGHLLVPCVRDAKGTMRPSTHAVHGIAGASCFAAGTPVMTPRGEVAIERLRPGEAVIGYDVESSARRVLQVRRLAERKERPVATFRLSNGEELRVTAEHPIFVVGRGYVHARALEIGDVFLGADGAPVTLDARTEFDHRTTVYDLSVDGLHNYFAGGVLVHNY, translated from the coding sequence ATGGCCACGCTCCCTCCGCGACGCAGACGCTCCTGGCTCACGCTCCTCGTCCTCGGCGCGGCCCTGCGCGCGAGCTGCGGTGCCGCGGACACGGGTCTCGGCGTCGCCGAGGCGGCGCCGAAGCTCCCCGAAGCGCAGGCCGTCGCGTCGATCACCGAATTCAACGACAATCGTGGGTTGCCGGCGCTGCGCTTCCGCCTGCTCAACCCCTCGGCGCCGTTTGATCGTCTCACGGTGCGGAGGAGCCGCGGCCCCGTCGTTCCGGGCTCGTGTGATGCAGGCGAGCTCTTTGCCACGTTCCCGCGGGCGAAGCTCCGCGGCGCCCGCCTCACGCTGCCCACGACCGCGAAAAAACCGCTGTCGAATGGCGATTCGTACCGCGTTTGTGCATATCGAAAAGACCGCCTGGTCGCGACCAGCACGCTCGCCGGCGAGCGCCACGTGCCTTGGCTCTCCGCACGCGCCTTGCCAGGGGCGATCGAGGTGGACGTGCGGGTCTCGCCGCTCGACGACGACGCCGTCTCGTTTGCGCTCGTGTTCGCCGAAAAAGGGGAGCCGCTCGGCGGACTCGTGCGCATGACTTGCCGCGACGGACGCGTCGTGCGCGAGGTCGGGCGCGCCGTATTCGCGGCCGCGGGCGGCGACGATCTGACCCTCCCCTTCCGGGTTGCTCCGCCGGAGATCCGCCGTGACCGTCGGTATGCGGTGCTCGGCTGCGTGCGCGACCGCGAAGGGCGCCTGCACGCCGTGGAGGAAGCCTGGGGCACGTCCGTCTCGCTCGTCGACGGCCCCGAGGAGCACAATATCGTGGCCACGCCCTCCGGCGGCGTTCAGGACGATCGTATCGCCCCGGGGCACCACGTGCTCGCCTACGATGTCAAAAAGAAGCAACAGGTCACGACGCGCGTGCGCTCCGTGCGCACGAAGTCACTCCCTTCGGTGTGGTTGCGCCTCGACGACGGACGACGCATCGAGGTCCCTCAGGCGCGTGCGTTTTTCCTGCCAGACGCCGGGACATTCCGAGCCGCTTCGAAGTTGCAAAAAGGCGACGTGCTCCTCACCGCCTCCGGGGCCCGCCCTCGCCTCGCCGCCGCCCCGAGCGACGCAGGTCAGCTTCATGCAGCATTGCTCGACGTCGGCGCGCCGGACGATTGTTTCATCGACGACCTCCTCGTCCGTGACGAACGGCCAAGCCAAGCGCGCGCGGGAGAACCCGAGAAACTGTCCCCTCCACCGGCCGGGCCCATCGAACTCGTGCCGGCGCCCTCCAGCTATGATTGCAGCCTCGATGTGAGGCTCCACGTCCGCGAGCTCCCACCGGAGGCCCGTGCCGTCGCGATCGTGGCCGCGCCGCAGGAAAAAGCGCCGGGCGCGCGTGCCGCGCTCACGTGTGACGCGGGCACCGTGGTTCGCACGCTCGACCGGCGGCTGCTCGACGCGCTCCTCGGCGAGCGCGCGCTCCGAACGGCAGATGGCGCGGAGCTCGATGTGCAGCTTTCCGGGGATCCTATCGATTGTGATGGCGGGCATCTGCTCGTGCCCTGCGTGCGTGATGCCAAGGGCACGATGCGTCCGTCGACCCATGCTGTGCACGGGATCGCCGGCGCATCCTGCTTCGCCGCGGGCACGCCCGTCATGACGCCGCGGGGCGAGGTGGCCATCGAGCGCCTGCGGCCCGGCGAGGCCGTGATCGGTTATGATGTCGAGAGCTCCGCACGCCGCGTTTTGCAGGTTCGCCGCCTCGCTGAGCGCAAGGAGCGGCCGGTGGCGACGTTTCGGCTCTCGAACGGGGAGGAGTTACGCGTGACGGCCGAGCATCCCATCTTCGTCGTGGGTCGCGGATACGTTCATGCACGGGCTCTCGAAATCGGGGACGTTTTTCTCGGCGCGGATGGCGCGCCGGTGACGCTTGACGCGCGTACCGAATTCGACCATCGCACGACGGTGTACGACCTCTCGGTCGATGGCCTCCACAATTACTTCGCCGGTGGCGTCTTGGTGCACAACTACTGA